A stretch of the Arthrobacter stackebrandtii genome encodes the following:
- a CDS encoding succinate dehydrogenase iron-sulfur subunit has translation MSTVEAELPEPASKIELPAHLGGGGEIPTFDITLRVRRYDPEFSEESKWEDFTMTMYGTDRVLDALHKVKWEQDGSLSFRRSCAHGVCGSDAMRINGRNRLACKTLLKDLDTSKPITVEPIKGLPVEKDLIVDMEPFFQSFREVMPFLINRDHTPTKERLQSAEDRERFDDTTKCILCAACTSSCPVFWTDGQYFGPAAIVNAHRFIFDSRDDAGDMRLEILNDKEGVWRCRTTFNCTEACPRGIQVTQAIAEVKQAILARQI, from the coding sequence ATGAGCACCGTAGAAGCCGAACTGCCGGAGCCGGCATCAAAGATCGAACTGCCCGCCCACCTCGGTGGCGGCGGTGAAATCCCCACCTTCGACATCACGCTGCGTGTTCGCCGCTACGACCCCGAGTTCTCGGAAGAGTCGAAGTGGGAAGACTTCACCATGACCATGTACGGCACCGACCGTGTGCTGGATGCCCTGCACAAGGTCAAGTGGGAGCAGGACGGCTCGCTGTCCTTCCGCCGTTCCTGTGCGCACGGTGTGTGCGGTTCCGATGCCATGCGCATCAACGGCCGCAACCGCCTGGCCTGCAAGACGCTGTTGAAGGACCTGGACACGTCCAAGCCCATCACGGTCGAGCCCATCAAGGGCCTGCCCGTCGAGAAGGACCTGATCGTGGACATGGAACCGTTCTTCCAGTCCTTCCGCGAGGTCATGCCGTTCCTGATCAACCGCGACCACACCCCCACCAAGGAGCGCCTGCAGTCCGCCGAGGACCGCGAGCGTTTTGACGACACCACCAAGTGCATCCTGTGCGCCGCGTGCACGTCCTCCTGCCCCGTCTTCTGGACCGACGGCCAGTACTTCGGCCCGGCAGCCATTGTGAACGCACACCGCTTCATCTTTGACTCCCGCGACGATGCCGGCGACATGCGCCTGGAGATCCTCAACGACAAGGAAGGCGTGTGGCGCTGCCGCACCACCTTCAACTGCACCGAAGCATGCCCCCGCGGCATCCAGGTCACCCAGGCAATCGCCGAGGTCAAGCAGGCCATCCTGGCCCGCCAGATCTAG
- a CDS encoding mannose-1-phosphate guanylyltransferase, translating into MNTENLVQPQSGSTDPLDRFYAVIPAGGVGTRLWPLSRAAAPKFLHDLTGSGSTLIRATYDRLEPLSGTKVLLVTGDAHREAVCRQLPEVADENLVLETEPKDSGAAIGLAAAILYTRNPDTIMGSFAADQVISPDEKFQAAVHEAIYTAASGKIVTIGIKPTHASTGFGYIRTGSPLVVAGAPSAHTVEEFVEKPSEEIAEQYLASGDYNWNAGMFVAPVGLMLHHLQANEPALYDGIMEIARAWDTPDRIAVKNRVWPTLPKIAIDYAVAEPAADAGDVAVIPADFSWDDVGDFAAIARLSSAKEDKNVKVIGEGGRVFTDDSSGIVVTDTTRVIALIGIQDVVVVDTPDALLVTTRAHSQLVKNAVAGLKAQGRTDVL; encoded by the coding sequence ATGAATACGGAAAATTTGGTTCAGCCGCAGTCAGGCTCAACAGACCCCCTGGACAGGTTTTACGCAGTGATCCCCGCAGGCGGTGTCGGCACCCGGTTGTGGCCCCTGTCCCGGGCCGCCGCCCCGAAGTTCCTGCACGACCTCACCGGCAGCGGAAGCACCCTGATCCGGGCCACCTATGACCGGCTCGAACCGCTCAGCGGCACCAAGGTGCTGCTGGTGACGGGCGACGCCCACCGCGAGGCCGTCTGCCGGCAGCTGCCCGAGGTGGCGGACGAGAACCTGGTGCTTGAGACGGAGCCCAAGGACTCCGGTGCCGCGATCGGCCTTGCCGCGGCCATCCTTTACACCCGCAACCCGGACACGATCATGGGCTCCTTCGCCGCAGACCAGGTGATCAGCCCTGACGAGAAGTTCCAGGCCGCCGTCCATGAGGCCATCTACACGGCCGCCTCGGGCAAGATCGTCACGATCGGCATCAAGCCCACGCACGCCTCCACGGGCTTCGGCTACATCCGCACCGGCTCGCCCCTGGTTGTTGCCGGCGCACCCAGCGCCCACACGGTGGAGGAGTTCGTGGAAAAACCCAGCGAGGAAATCGCCGAACAGTACCTTGCCAGCGGCGACTACAACTGGAATGCCGGCATGTTCGTCGCCCCCGTGGGCCTCATGCTCCACCACCTGCAGGCCAACGAGCCCGCCCTCTACGACGGCATCATGGAGATTGCCCGCGCCTGGGACACCCCGGACCGGATCGCCGTGAAGAACCGCGTCTGGCCCACCCTGCCCAAGATCGCCATCGACTACGCCGTGGCCGAGCCCGCAGCCGACGCCGGCGACGTGGCAGTCATCCCCGCCGACTTCAGCTGGGACGACGTCGGCGACTTCGCAGCCATCGCCCGGCTCAGCAGCGCTAAGGAAGATAAGAACGTCAAGGTCATCGGGGAGGGCGGGCGCGTCTTCACCGACGACAGCAGCGGCATCGTCGTCACGGACACCACCCGTGTGATCGCCCTCATCGGCATCCAGGACGTGGTGGTCGTTGACACCCCCGACGCCCTCCTCGTCACCACCCGCGCCCATTCGCAGCTGGTCAAGAACGCCGTGGCCGGCCTCAAGGCACAGGGCCGCACCGACGTCCTCTAG
- a CDS encoding LuxR C-terminal-related transcriptional regulator, with amino-acid sequence MSGMGLGRTSMRQREFLGRAQLVDQTVSCLGRQGSNVLLVGAGGVGKTSLAGHSIEVLGSREAGLLPVHFTATEATQRTPLAVFASVLSEDSQPGARRPDRIGEFIIQQCLSHAAARPGRAGGKPGRLVIHIDDVPLLDQMSEEVVEYLISRTDVRVVLTCRSVPGPSRTLVRAWRDGLLSRIDVPGLSAEETEEFAQAFLPGRPIAAETIERLHRLTGGNAMFLHELLRLLEASEQLEPRQGLWVWTGGLPGGTSLLDILRVEIEQLSAQQRAAFEIVALCAPVPLHLLGGEVELEAVEALAGAGLISLTGADWHGGTVVSLAHPIFGEAMEGLLTPALSRRRYKALYASAMARYAPAAPGPEESTPVTWRGETSELLIVVGWGLNAGEDVPLPLLADAFEYGRTLSDHAFRIRTATMLLHHPETPALLRAGAFINRMEAHRFSNNPQAVSADAPRARATVENLPDGPQRNGLAADLATVLADAYALQQGLWQDSLEILDWAENLVSGSAVPSPTDMHRLAASRGIYLSYAGKMSESFTVQQETLLATRSTPHFLPLASTNLITLGQRGESKRSRALARAQLTHAVRSMKEYPLAAGEIVAAWCLSDMFTGNIREASFIFGLMNAAVARNPGNVQMRKTLVAFGRGLLASMNGEWPTAAEHLTLACAELDDFSGTGSEGLLLATLSLAHAANGDHAASAQVRRQLLNRTTGESRLLELPSRYSLLLASMYSPSGGEAAEALELVELARSFDFGLMELRALHLLACCAPGGPTPAQLERARTLAAAVDAPVAAPLLASCEHVAAGGLPSRGDAARLLARRGLMVPAAPIHILTPREQQLAGLLALGYTNNQITKKLVISKRTAETHAAKIYQKLNIKSRDDIAEALDTFESARR; translated from the coding sequence ATGTCAGGAATGGGCTTGGGCCGTACCTCGATGCGCCAGCGCGAGTTCTTGGGCCGCGCGCAGCTGGTGGACCAGACGGTGTCCTGCCTTGGGCGGCAGGGCTCGAACGTTCTGCTCGTGGGCGCGGGCGGGGTGGGCAAGACGTCGCTGGCAGGGCATTCCATCGAGGTTCTTGGCAGCCGCGAAGCCGGACTCCTGCCCGTCCATTTCACCGCGACGGAAGCAACACAGCGCACTCCCTTGGCTGTGTTTGCCTCGGTGCTGTCCGAGGACAGCCAGCCGGGTGCCCGGCGGCCGGACCGGATCGGCGAGTTCATCATCCAGCAGTGCCTCAGCCATGCCGCGGCAAGGCCCGGCCGTGCCGGCGGAAAGCCCGGCCGCCTGGTCATCCACATCGACGATGTGCCGCTCCTGGACCAGATGAGTGAGGAGGTTGTGGAGTACCTTATTTCCCGAACCGACGTGAGGGTGGTGCTCACCTGCCGCAGTGTCCCCGGACCCTCCCGCACGCTGGTGCGGGCCTGGCGCGACGGACTGCTCAGCCGCATCGACGTGCCCGGGCTCTCAGCCGAGGAGACCGAGGAGTTCGCGCAGGCCTTCCTGCCCGGACGGCCCATCGCCGCCGAAACCATCGAGCGCCTGCACCGGCTGACCGGCGGCAATGCCATGTTCCTCCACGAGCTGCTCCGCCTGCTGGAGGCGTCCGAGCAGCTTGAGCCGCGGCAGGGCCTGTGGGTGTGGACGGGAGGGCTGCCCGGCGGGACCTCACTCCTGGACATCCTGCGGGTCGAGATTGAGCAGCTTTCGGCACAGCAGCGGGCAGCCTTTGAAATTGTGGCGCTTTGCGCGCCCGTTCCGCTGCACCTGCTTGGCGGGGAAGTGGAGCTTGAAGCCGTTGAGGCTCTCGCCGGAGCAGGGCTCATCAGTCTCACCGGCGCAGACTGGCACGGTGGGACGGTTGTTTCCCTGGCACACCCAATTTTTGGTGAAGCCATGGAGGGGCTGCTGACCCCGGCCCTGTCCAGGCGCCGCTACAAGGCACTCTATGCTTCAGCCATGGCCCGCTACGCGCCGGCCGCGCCGGGGCCGGAGGAGTCCACTCCGGTCACCTGGAGGGGCGAAACCTCGGAGCTGCTCATCGTGGTGGGCTGGGGCTTGAATGCCGGCGAGGACGTCCCGCTGCCGCTCCTGGCCGACGCCTTTGAGTACGGGCGCACACTGTCTGACCATGCCTTCCGCATCCGGACCGCCACGATGCTTCTGCACCATCCAGAAACACCTGCCCTGCTGAGGGCCGGCGCCTTCATCAACCGCATGGAGGCCCACCGGTTCAGCAACAACCCCCAGGCGGTGTCGGCCGACGCCCCGCGCGCCCGGGCGACAGTGGAGAACCTCCCTGACGGGCCGCAACGCAACGGGCTCGCCGCCGACCTGGCCACTGTGCTCGCCGACGCCTACGCGCTGCAGCAGGGCCTGTGGCAGGACTCCCTGGAGATTCTGGACTGGGCTGAGAACCTGGTCTCCGGCTCCGCCGTTCCTTCCCCGACGGACATGCACCGGCTCGCCGCCTCCCGCGGCATCTACCTGAGCTACGCGGGGAAAATGTCGGAGTCGTTCACGGTCCAGCAGGAAACTCTCCTCGCCACCCGTTCCACACCCCACTTTCTTCCGCTCGCATCGACCAACCTCATCACACTGGGCCAGCGGGGCGAATCCAAGCGGTCCCGGGCACTGGCCAGGGCGCAGCTGACCCATGCCGTGCGGTCGATGAAGGAGTATCCGCTCGCAGCGGGGGAGATTGTGGCGGCCTGGTGCCTGTCTGACATGTTCACCGGCAACATCCGCGAAGCATCCTTCATCTTTGGCCTCATGAATGCCGCGGTCGCACGAAACCCGGGCAACGTCCAGATGCGCAAGACCCTGGTGGCCTTTGGCCGAGGCCTGCTCGCATCCATGAACGGGGAATGGCCCACGGCGGCCGAGCACCTGACCTTGGCCTGTGCCGAGCTGGATGACTTCTCCGGCACGGGATCGGAGGGGCTGCTGCTGGCCACCCTGTCCCTGGCCCATGCCGCCAACGGCGACCACGCAGCCTCGGCCCAGGTGCGCCGGCAACTGCTCAACCGGACCACGGGCGAGAGCAGGCTCCTGGAGCTGCCCTCCCGCTATTCGCTGCTCCTGGCCTCCATGTATTCCCCCTCGGGCGGCGAGGCCGCCGAGGCACTGGAACTTGTTGAACTGGCCCGCAGCTTTGACTTTGGTCTCATGGAACTGCGGGCGCTGCACCTGCTGGCCTGCTGCGCGCCCGGCGGGCCCACCCCGGCCCAGCTGGAACGCGCCAGGACCCTGGCGGCCGCCGTCGACGCCCCGGTGGCAGCCCCGCTCCTGGCCAGCTGCGAACACGTGGCGGCCGGCGGCCTGCCGAGCCGCGGCGATGCGGCCCGCCTGCTGGCCCGCCGCGGCCTCATGGTGCCCGCTGCCCCGATCCACATCCTCACGCCGCGGGAACAGCAGCTCGCCGGCCTCCTGGCGCTCGGCTACACCAACAACCAGATCACCAAGAAACTGGTCATTTCCAAGCGCACCGCCGAAACCCATGCGGCCAAGATCTACCAGAAATTGAACATCAAGTCCCGGGATGACATTGCCGAGGCCCTGGACACTTTCGAGTCGGCACGCCGGTAG
- the sdhC gene encoding succinate dehydrogenase, cytochrome b556 subunit, translating to MPTKPAGTLYRGREGMWSWVGHRITGVVIFIFLLVHVLDTSLVRVSPEAYTAVIGAYKNPIMGLGEAALVAAIVFHAFNGLRIIAVDFWKKGPKYQRQLLWGVLALWAVTMIPFLIRHLTIVFSNFFGGN from the coding sequence GTGCCGACAAAACCAGCTGGCACTCTGTACCGCGGCCGAGAAGGCATGTGGTCATGGGTGGGACACCGTATTACCGGTGTAGTGATCTTTATATTCTTGTTGGTGCACGTCCTCGACACCTCATTGGTGAGGGTTTCCCCTGAGGCGTACACAGCAGTCATTGGGGCGTACAAAAACCCCATCATGGGCCTGGGTGAAGCGGCCCTTGTCGCAGCAATCGTGTTCCACGCCTTCAACGGCCTGCGCATCATTGCCGTCGACTTCTGGAAGAAGGGCCCCAAGTACCAGCGCCAGCTGCTCTGGGGGGTCCTTGCACTGTGGGCCGTGACGATGATCCCGTTCTTGATCCGTCACCTCACCATTGTCTTCTCCAATTTCTTCGGAGGGAACTAG
- a CDS encoding succinate dehydrogenase hydrophobic membrane anchor subunit — MSTNSIASPRSNSAQSPKYKRNKASHSSFEMFAWLFMRLSGVVLIVLIFGHLFVNLMVGDGIHAIDFGFVAGKWSSPFWQVWDLAMLWLAMLHGTNGVRTIINDYAERDGTRMTLKTILYVATAVIIVLGTLVIFTFDPCPPGAVIDLPSFCPVP, encoded by the coding sequence ATGAGCACCAACTCCATCGCCTCGCCGCGCTCAAACAGTGCGCAGTCGCCCAAATACAAGCGGAACAAGGCCTCGCACTCAAGCTTTGAGATGTTCGCCTGGCTGTTCATGCGCCTCTCCGGCGTGGTCCTGATCGTGCTGATCTTCGGCCACCTGTTCGTCAACCTCATGGTGGGCGACGGCATCCACGCGATCGACTTCGGCTTTGTTGCCGGAAAGTGGTCCAGCCCGTTCTGGCAGGTCTGGGACCTGGCCATGCTGTGGCTTGCCATGCTGCACGGCACCAACGGCGTCCGCACCATCATCAACGACTACGCCGAGCGTGACGGCACCCGCATGACGCTCAAGACCATCCTTTACGTGGCCACTGCGGTCATCATCGTCCTGGGCACCCTGGTCATCTTCACCTTTGACCCCTGCCCTCCCGGCGCCGTCATTGACCTTCCGTCCTTCTGCCCCGTTCCGTAA
- a CDS encoding amidohydrolase codes for MRNYSLETEPTELVGPWLEPLIDEVIEFRRDLHAHPELSFQEFRTSGKIYDRLLAAGLSPRRLDGTGVIVDVGEGPIATALRGDIDALPIVEVTGLPFASRNHGVTHGCGHDFHTATMLGIALVLAKMHEQMPLGGSIRIIFQPAEETLPGGALACIDQGALDGVPRIMALHCDPRIEVGKIGTRIGPITSASDTIKIELTGRGGHSSRPHLTEDLVFALAQIAISVPAVLSRRVDVRSGVSVVWGQINAGSAPNAIPGHGVMSGTMRCLDREAWHAAGELLDDVVQQVAAPFGVDVHLEHTRGVPPVVNSEHETALIEASARAELGEDSVVLAPQSMGGEDFAWFLQGIPGSLMRLGTHVPGGEEYDLHRGDYIVDERALAVGIKVLCAAALRTLRAPVEP; via the coding sequence GTGCGCAATTACTCGCTGGAAACAGAACCGACCGAGCTCGTGGGCCCGTGGCTTGAGCCGCTGATTGATGAGGTCATCGAATTCCGCCGCGACCTCCACGCCCACCCGGAACTCTCCTTCCAGGAATTCCGTACCTCCGGCAAGATCTACGACCGGCTGCTGGCGGCAGGCCTGTCGCCGCGCCGGCTGGACGGCACCGGCGTCATTGTTGACGTGGGCGAGGGCCCCATCGCGACGGCGCTGCGCGGGGACATCGACGCCCTGCCGATCGTGGAGGTGACCGGGCTGCCGTTCGCCTCGCGCAACCACGGGGTGACGCACGGCTGCGGACACGACTTTCACACCGCCACCATGCTGGGCATCGCCCTGGTGCTGGCGAAGATGCACGAGCAGATGCCGCTGGGCGGCAGTATCCGCATTATTTTCCAGCCCGCCGAGGAAACCCTGCCCGGCGGTGCGCTGGCGTGCATCGACCAGGGCGCCCTTGACGGGGTGCCGCGCATCATGGCGCTGCACTGCGACCCCCGGATTGAGGTGGGCAAGATCGGCACGCGCATCGGGCCCATCACCAGCGCCTCCGACACCATCAAGATCGAGCTGACAGGGCGCGGCGGGCACAGCTCCCGCCCGCACCTGACCGAAGACCTCGTGTTTGCCCTGGCGCAGATTGCGATCAGCGTCCCGGCCGTGCTCTCCCGCCGCGTTGACGTGCGCAGCGGCGTCTCCGTGGTCTGGGGCCAGATCAACGCCGGCTCCGCACCCAACGCCATCCCCGGCCACGGGGTCATGAGCGGGACCATGCGCTGCCTGGACCGCGAGGCCTGGCATGCCGCCGGGGAACTGCTCGACGACGTCGTGCAGCAGGTGGCGGCGCCGTTCGGCGTCGACGTGCACCTGGAACACACCCGCGGTGTGCCCCCGGTGGTCAACTCCGAGCATGAGACGGCGCTGATTGAGGCCTCCGCCCGCGCCGAACTGGGGGAGGACTCCGTGGTGCTGGCCCCGCAGTCCATGGGCGGGGAGGATTTCGCCTGGTTCCTGCAGGGCATCCCCGGCTCCCTCATGCGCCTGGGCACCCACGTGCCGGGCGGCGAGGAGTACGACCTTCACCGCGGCGACTACATCGTTGACGAGCGGGCACTTGCCGTGGGCATCAAGGTGCTGTGCGCCGCGGCCCTGCGCACCCTGCGCGCCCCCGTCGAGCCGTAA
- the sdhA gene encoding succinate dehydrogenase flavoprotein subunit, whose product MQVHKYDVVIVGAGGAGMRAAIESGQRAHTAVLTKLYPTRSHTGAAQGGMCAALANVEEDNWEWHTFDTVKGGDYLVDQDAAEVMAKEAIDAVIDLEKMGLPFNRTPEGRIDQRRFGGHTRDHGKAPVRRACYAADRTGHMILQTLYQNCVKHNVEFYNEYYVLDLLTVEEEATREDGTTYMQKRIAGVVSYDLATGELHVFQAKSVILATGGAGKVFKTTSNAHTLTGDGMGIAFRKGIPLEDMEFFQFHPTGLAGLGILLSEAARGEGAILRNSDGERFMERYAPTIKDLAPRDIVARSMANEVREGRGCGPNKDYVLLDLTHLEPAHIDAKLPDITEFARTYLGVEPYTEPVPVFPTAHYAMGGVPTNITTEVLQDNDTVIPGLYAAGEVACVSVHGSNRLGTNSLLDINVFGKRAGVAAAEYAKTADFVELPENPEADTKALLDHVRNSDGGERVAAIRKDLQDTMDANMQVFRTKDSLNKVLGDIAGFEERYGRISVQDKGKRFNLDLLEAVELGFLLELAKVMTVAALHREESRGGHYREDFPDRDDEKFMKHSMAYLDSGVTAESSEEHIAGIRLETKPVVVTRYQPMVRKY is encoded by the coding sequence ATGCAGGTCCACAAATACGACGTCGTAATCGTCGGGGCCGGTGGCGCAGGAATGCGTGCCGCCATTGAATCAGGACAGCGTGCCCACACCGCCGTCCTGACCAAGCTCTACCCCACCCGCTCCCACACGGGTGCAGCCCAGGGCGGCATGTGCGCAGCACTTGCCAACGTGGAAGAGGACAACTGGGAGTGGCACACCTTTGACACCGTCAAGGGCGGCGACTACCTGGTGGACCAGGACGCGGCGGAGGTCATGGCGAAGGAAGCCATCGACGCCGTCATCGACCTGGAAAAGATGGGCCTGCCATTCAACCGCACGCCCGAAGGCCGCATTGACCAGCGCCGGTTCGGCGGGCACACCCGCGACCACGGCAAGGCCCCTGTCCGCCGCGCCTGCTACGCCGCGGACCGCACCGGACACATGATCCTGCAGACCCTGTACCAAAACTGCGTCAAGCACAACGTTGAGTTCTACAACGAGTACTACGTTCTGGACCTGCTCACGGTTGAGGAGGAGGCCACCCGCGAGGACGGCACCACCTACATGCAGAAGCGCATTGCGGGCGTCGTTTCCTACGACCTCGCCACGGGCGAACTGCACGTCTTCCAGGCCAAGAGCGTCATCCTGGCCACCGGCGGCGCGGGCAAGGTCTTCAAGACCACCTCCAACGCCCACACCCTGACCGGCGACGGCATGGGCATCGCGTTCCGCAAGGGCATCCCGCTGGAGGACATGGAGTTCTTCCAGTTCCACCCGACAGGCCTTGCCGGCCTGGGCATCCTGCTCTCCGAGGCGGCCCGCGGCGAAGGCGCCATCCTGCGCAACTCGGACGGTGAGCGCTTCATGGAGCGCTACGCCCCCACCATCAAGGACCTGGCACCGCGCGACATCGTGGCCCGTTCCATGGCCAACGAAGTCCGTGAAGGCCGCGGCTGCGGCCCGAACAAGGACTACGTCCTCCTGGACCTGACCCACCTGGAGCCGGCGCACATTGACGCCAAGCTTCCGGACATCACCGAGTTCGCCCGCACCTACCTGGGTGTGGAGCCGTACACCGAGCCGGTCCCCGTGTTCCCCACGGCGCACTACGCCATGGGCGGTGTTCCCACGAACATCACCACCGAGGTCCTCCAGGACAACGACACCGTCATCCCCGGCCTGTACGCAGCCGGCGAAGTCGCCTGTGTCTCCGTCCACGGCTCAAACCGCCTGGGCACCAACTCGCTGCTGGACATCAACGTGTTCGGCAAGCGCGCCGGAGTTGCCGCGGCCGAGTACGCCAAGACGGCCGATTTCGTTGAGCTGCCGGAAAACCCGGAAGCCGACACCAAGGCCCTGCTGGACCACGTCCGCAACTCCGACGGCGGCGAGCGTGTTGCTGCGATCCGCAAGGACCTGCAGGACACCATGGACGCCAACATGCAGGTGTTCCGCACCAAGGACTCCCTGAACAAGGTCCTGGGCGACATTGCCGGCTTCGAGGAGCGCTACGGCCGCATCTCCGTCCAGGACAAGGGCAAGCGCTTCAACCTGGACCTGCTGGAAGCCGTTGAACTGGGCTTCCTGCTGGAACTGGCCAAGGTCATGACCGTTGCCGCCCTGCACCGTGAGGAATCCCGCGGCGGACACTACCGCGAGGACTTCCCGGACCGCGACGACGAGAAGTTCATGAAGCACTCCATGGCCTACCTCGATTCCGGTGTCACGGCAGAGAGCTCGGAAGAGCACATTGCCGGCATCCGCCTCGAAACCAAGCCTGTTGTCGTTACCCGCTACCAGCCGATGGTGAGGAAGTACTAA